In a single window of the Leptospira barantonii genome:
- the pbpC gene encoding penicillin-binding protein 1C: MGRILRGPAFFVYFYIGIFFISNVISAGEVVPSYREIRNSYHSSDGTILDFHGRFLQTIRLNSRERKLGWTEEGEIPETLLLSLFLQEDKRFFEHSGVDKLAILGALKDRILGNSKRGASTLSMQLAGIFLGTKPGRRSIFDKWDQMNLADTIEKTWTKNEILTAYLNLAQFRGELRGLRAASRGIFQKEPSALSDTESIFLVALLPFPGANSETLARRGCILAKKIRKEDLCDSFEGLSKQATAKINGLPSTGGIALHAAQKIFRENPGILSGNAKIKTTLDFDLQWKIEELAKNIIDGLKKKNVAETGILVLDNRSGAILTYIGNLEGSSSYYVDAIQSKRQAGSTLKPFLYALAFENEVLKPNSILDDSPFEWKAVSGIYKPSNYSDIYHGNVQAKYALASSLNIPAIHVLDLVSVSGFVQRLRELGLSGLERADFYGSSLALGSADVTLFELTNAYRTLANDGMNSRPTFYPNEAKQAIQENLSEGNVWNRVYSKETSNTLSEILSNREYRSLSFGLNNHLSTRFFTAVKTGTSQDMRDNWCVGYSKNYTVGVWVGNMDGSPMWDVSGVTGAAPIWNAIMNLLQDREQQPSHRVFEAYNDSTTRPITESSSIPKILIPSNDTIYAIDPDIPEGKQKIHFSASFFAEGYQWILNGKQIQRTRDKEVFWKPERGFHILSVQDSNGKIVDSVVFEVR; this comes from the coding sequence ATGGGGAGAATTTTGAGAGGTCCGGCTTTTTTCGTATATTTTTACATTGGAATATTCTTTATTTCGAATGTGATCAGTGCGGGAGAAGTTGTTCCTTCTTATCGTGAGATTCGGAATTCGTATCATTCTTCGGATGGAACGATTCTGGATTTTCACGGAAGATTTCTCCAGACGATTCGTCTGAATTCTCGGGAAAGAAAACTCGGTTGGACGGAAGAGGGAGAAATTCCGGAAACTTTGCTTCTTTCCTTGTTTTTACAGGAAGACAAACGATTTTTCGAACATTCCGGCGTGGATAAACTTGCGATTCTCGGAGCGCTTAAGGATAGAATTTTAGGAAATTCGAAACGGGGTGCGAGTACTCTTTCCATGCAGTTGGCGGGAATTTTTCTCGGAACAAAACCCGGCCGAAGAAGTATCTTTGATAAATGGGATCAGATGAATCTCGCCGATACGATCGAAAAAACTTGGACCAAAAATGAAATTCTCACCGCGTATTTGAATTTGGCTCAGTTCCGAGGGGAACTCAGGGGACTTCGCGCCGCGAGCCGCGGAATTTTCCAGAAAGAACCGTCCGCGTTAAGCGACACCGAATCCATTTTTCTTGTCGCTCTGCTTCCGTTTCCGGGAGCCAATTCGGAAACATTGGCGAGAAGAGGTTGTATTCTTGCTAAAAAAATACGAAAAGAAGATCTCTGCGATTCGTTCGAGGGCCTTTCCAAACAGGCAACCGCGAAGATAAACGGTTTGCCTTCCACCGGTGGAATCGCATTACACGCGGCTCAAAAGATTTTCCGGGAAAATCCGGGAATTCTATCCGGGAACGCAAAAATTAAAACGACATTGGATTTCGATCTTCAATGGAAGATCGAAGAACTTGCAAAAAACATAATAGACGGATTGAAAAAAAAGAACGTCGCCGAAACCGGAATTCTCGTTTTGGACAATCGATCCGGCGCAATTCTCACCTATATCGGAAACTTGGAAGGAAGTTCCTCATATTACGTGGACGCGATTCAATCCAAAAGGCAGGCAGGCTCGACTTTAAAACCGTTTTTGTATGCGCTTGCATTTGAGAACGAAGTTTTAAAACCGAATTCGATTTTGGATGACAGTCCATTTGAATGGAAGGCGGTTTCCGGAATTTATAAACCTTCGAACTACAGCGATATTTATCACGGGAACGTACAGGCGAAGTATGCTCTTGCTTCTTCCTTAAACATTCCCGCGATTCACGTATTGGATCTTGTGAGCGTCTCCGGTTTTGTGCAGAGATTGAGAGAGCTCGGACTGAGCGGTTTGGAACGAGCGGACTTTTACGGATCTTCTCTCGCTCTTGGGAGCGCGGATGTAACCTTATTCGAATTGACGAACGCTTATAGAACCTTGGCCAACGATGGAATGAATTCAAGACCGACGTTCTATCCGAACGAAGCGAAACAAGCGATTCAGGAAAACTTATCGGAAGGCAACGTATGGAATCGTGTCTATTCAAAAGAGACATCGAACACGTTATCCGAAATTCTTTCCAACCGAGAATATAGATCCCTTTCCTTCGGATTGAACAACCATCTAAGCACTCGCTTTTTTACGGCGGTCAAAACGGGAACATCGCAGGATATGCGGGACAACTGGTGTGTTGGATATTCCAAAAATTATACGGTGGGAGTTTGGGTCGGGAACATGGACGGAAGTCCGATGTGGGATGTGAGCGGGGTTACCGGTGCGGCTCCGATTTGGAACGCGATCATGAATCTTCTGCAAGACAGAGAACAACAACCGAGTCACCGTGTGTTCGAAGCCTATAACGATTCTACGACGAGACCGATCACGGAGTCTTCTTCCATTCCTAAAATTCTCATTCCCAGCAACGATACGATCTACGCGATCGATCCGGATATACCGGAAGGCAAACAGAAGATTCATTTTTCCGCTTCGTTTTTTGCGGAAGGATATCAATGGATTTTAAACGGCAAACAAATTCAAAGAACAAGAGACAAGGAAGTTTTTTGGAAACCGGAACGAGGGTTTCACATTCTTTCCGTGCAGGATTCGAACGGAAAAATCGTCGACAGCGTAGTTTTCGAAGTCAGATAA